TGTCCGACAATTTCTGTTGCATTCGGCAGCGACGTCCTTGTTCATTATTATTGGGAAGATGTTGAAGTGTGTGTGGGcagcagagagggggaggaggtgaagagCGGTGGACTCACATTGAATGAACCAAGCTCTCCAGATCGCATTGTTCAGACGGATCTTATCCCTCCACAGCAGCCGCAGCCCCTTGAAAGACTTCCACTTAGGGGAGACTATCTTACtgctgcaaaaagaaaacacacaatcagggttttgtggctgttttggaaaattctaaaataaaaataggcCACTTATTAATggaaaatgttgttgtttttctacgCTGAAATGGAAAAGGGACAGACTAGAATTGAGTAGAACCCTCTTTAGAGAAGGCACACAGTGGAAAAATGATGATGAGCAGCCTCACCGGCTCACCCCTGTTAGAAACCTGTCCTGATTTTGACTAATGGTCCCCAATCAGCTTCGTCACCAGCACACTTGTCAGGCTGTTAGCCCTCTTTTCCCCCAGTTTCTCTCGGCCTGCTGAGTGCTGAGAAGAGCCCCCCTAATGTGAGGTGCTCGGGGAGTTGCTAGGAAGCATTTTCAACAGGCTTTTAATGGAGCGACGGCGCTCCGTGTCACGCGCTCCAAAACAGCAGAGACAGCAcgttactaaaaaaaaaaacccaaaaaaacatctattaggagaagaactgattaacacCGGGCTGGTTAATGTAAAACACTGTGCAGCAGATCGCACGGACACAGGCCATCTGCTACACAgtttaaagaaaagaacattCTTCATGTCCTTATTGTTAATCCCTTCATGAGAGTGTTTGTGGTCTGTTGTTCTGGTTACCACTCCTGGCTCAGGGTTTATTATCATCGCACTATAAAAAGAATATAAAATCGGCACAAAGTCACCCGtaagataaatgtttttttagggCCAATGGGCTGATGGCAGCTCTTATAAACAACCAGAGCAGCACTAAAGTTACATTTCCTTATGTAGAGCTGTGACGTCGGTTGATTATTTAATGGATtcattgaaagaaaatgaatggcTGAGTATTTGGATACTCAACTGCCAAACGTtatgctggttccagcttccaAAATgtgtggattttttatttttttttgctgacatTTTGCCGTGCATGTTCCACCGTTTTCCgacattttacagactaaacCAGGTCTGCCTGATGTGAGCCACAGTTAGCCCATGGATGTTTCAAGTGAAAAAGCAATACAATTATCATTCAAATTGCCTTTTTACGCTGTTCTTTTTGGACTGCTGTTGGATTAGTGAGCACCATTAGCTGGCATgctaagttaaaaaaaatataaatgtatgtatatatatatatatatatatatatatatatatatatatatatatatatatatatatatatgtatgtatgtatgtatgtatgtatatatacacatatatatatatatatatatatatatatatatatatatatatatatatatatatatatacatatatatatatatatatatatatatatatatatatatatatatatatatatatatatacacatacatacatttatattttctgaTCAGCCGTACAGAGGTTTAGTCGATAGCATTTTACAGCCTAGTGtcaatgtctttgttttggggTGCCTTAGCTTGGCAGGCTGCTGCTTTTCTGAGTTATGTGCAAACTTTGACTGGCGCACGACAAAAATGCAACGAGCAGTCACGTCTACTAAGTTTCCAAAGCATTGTTGTGACGTGCCGAGGTTCGTTCGTAGACTGTAGCCTACGCAACGTTTCATTACAGCTGACAAACTCTGAGATTCATATGTACGACAGCAGTCAGACTTTATGGGGACCACCAAATCACACATAATAAAAATTTCTACATAACGTTGCTTTGACGGAAAGTGGGATCCTGTTaccattttaaaaatatgacaCTGTTCAATACAATACAAAGGTCATGGCCTCTTGCCCACCTTTAAATTTCAGTTTTGGATCCCAAAGGGAAAAGCAGCCTTAGACTGAAAGATTAATCGTTTGCAGATTgatcaataatgataataactgtGGCAGATCGGTGTCAAGTACGCTTTTGAAGAGAAAGACATCCCTGCATGCAACAACAGGTGCTTCCTTTTCACGGCCATGTGTCACTCGGAGAAACAGGGGGAGCTGAAAAGTCACTTTCAAAAAACACAGggaataaaactaaaatacaaaTCCTAATGTTGGATCTCCAAATATacaatgtatgtgtgtaaaaCAAAGCATGCTGTGTGAAGTCACAGTAACactccatctttctttttttttttggacaaaccaatcagaggcatCATTTCAGGatcctctctcctttccctcAGTTACACTGTAATCTCTCCACCGCTGCCAACTAGAACCAAAGTCCACTCTCCAGTCAAGATTTTCCAAAGCTGTTTCACAACCGACTGCGAAGCCCCTCTCCCAACACATCCAACGAGCATTTTACAACCCAGCACCCTGACTATCGGTTTGAGAAGAGAAACCTGctgaaacacagacatttttctgTGGAGCTTCTTCATGTATAGAGATACATGAACACATCTCTGCACTACAGAGGGAGATCACTGCAGAGGGGGAGATACCAGTTATAGCCtgcttgatcattttttttcaatttatgtatactttctttttttttttttttattaatcctTGGGGCTATTTCATCTGAAAACTGATATATGATCTCCACTCATCATGGTGCATGAGAGCTCCTAACTTTAAACATCCACTCCTGCAGgttaaggagaaaaaaaaaagctgagtgTGCAGAAGTGCGGGGAAACAGAAGTGAAAATTAAACCTTGTCTCTGGAGTCATGTCAGTCAGTACAAAAATGATGAGAGGTGGTGTTTGGATCATATGACCCACCTGTAGGCCAGGGACATGCAGTCGAACAGGCGGGTCAGAGTGGGGTCGATGCTCAGGCTCCCGGAGCTGAGCGGCCCGTACCGGTACGTCTGGCACCACGTCCTGTTCACCGTGTCGAAGTCGTATCTGTGGGAGCCTCCGCTTCTCCTCCGGCGCGGCGCGGAGTCGCTGTGGGGCGACGACACCATGAAGTGTCCGCTGTGGATGACCTGTGTGCCGGGGAAGGCGCCGGAGGAGGACGGCCCGGCGCCGACCGCCCGAGCGGGCTCCACCTCCGCCTCCGAGTCCGAGTCCGAGGAGTCGTGGAGCTCGCTGCGTCCGGCTGAACAAACTCTGCCTTCGCCCGCCATGGTGCGCTTTCACTCAGGGTTGACTGACCGTCCAACGGTGAACTTTCTCCTTAACTGActccccttcctccccctcccccccctcctcctcccccgttGTTTCCAGGCAGTCCAATATTTCCTCCCAACAAGTGTGGCTCACTCACAGCGGAGAGGCCTCTCATCTGTCAGCTGAGCCAAATGACTGTCCCTccgtgtgcgcgcgcgcgcgcgcgtgtgtgtgaagTAACAGCTACTATCATTATGTCAACTGCCTGTGGTGGTAAAGTCCTTCCCACCACCGACGCTAATTATTGATAGACCACTACTCTTCTAAAtgatattattttatcattattaacaTAATTAGTGGGACAATATTACAGTGGCTTTACACTTAAATGTAAACTGTGGAGAAATGTAATCAGAGAGATCTTTATTGACTtttataaactaaataaacacactgacactgacaacacaatttacacggcttcactttgtttatatgtggcagaccccgccacctttctagcttcaaacagtgttctggggaccttgtttttctctgagaaaagcttgtttattctgttatgGAACAAATAATtacttctgagtttgtattattacctcattaatagtgtaaatatatttatttctaaaatattaatatgcaaGGTTAGCCTATTTGAACACCTGATGAAATATTCGTATTGCTTTTATTGCTTGGCATTTCTACTGagcagggctggactgggacaaaaaatcggccctggcatttttcgcttagaccggcccctcataattagcggagcacaaccgaaaaaaaaacccgtaactttttgcctttaggcttattagaaatTTACAGTTTATcattactttagaagtctatcaaaaaaccattgtggaaagcaaataagtaaatttactcaacacatagttcTACCTCCTTAgatatattctatttcaagcataatgtcAACAACATCATAAgtctcagaagtttagcatctattgttaactccaccacctctctctgctctgtgtagttcaattgattcttttatcctttttattgaaatcatctctaatatgtattttctcaattgccctgatatagcagctcaattctaattcttcaggttaaaaggtgctccctcctttaaaaagctagaacattgttatatcaggctaaagacagggctgctttatgaactgatgattttttttttttacactttttttagTAATGTTTAAATTACAAAGCTTTTACTtctcatttagcagttttaaaatctgtttttttaaaacatgtttaaccacagcatagagggttgctacacattcaaactactatgcagcctttcaacacacctttaacctaaatatctaaaatgctatgatggagtCTAAAATGGACACTTGCTGCTTCATCCAacacttctcagcattgactgtttgctgtttcatcagaataaggtgccgtggctgccagattttgggAAGTATGCAACAGCAATTAATATtgatactaatcaatcgccaCTGCTCATCATTCTCATGTAatgagttctcaacgggcctgaaagtTACAACCTGATGCGGCCCGCGGGTTTTTAAGCCCGAAACCCGACGCAGCACGACACacccgcatgaattgtctgccccccccccccccccccccccccaaactcGGCCAGAGCAcgcgggtccggtcgggtttgttGGGTTTTGTAACTCTACATGTAATAGAGCTAACTttacctccatcacctcacagtccctgtattatACTAACGTTACCTGCTTACCGGTtgtacactgtccctgtcagtcagcctgcatctctgctgctcctctcctgcccactgctgctggatcattgctgtcacagaggacgtggaggctacagcctgtgattttagcacattttgcatctacagtgagattcatttcttagcacgcaacttctccgcacccaatttctttctctttggttgctccatgttgtcactCTTCGCGCTTAACACTTGGAAACTAGCAGAAGAtacaggagacagcgcagggaggggTAGGGCCGCTGTCGTACTAcatcctgattggctcagtccactgtctatattgaagatggaccaatgggccgccccctctaaaCTGTgtacttagaaaaaaaaagaagaggagggctgagagatttcattggattagcccaatgtccttcaagaaaatcaaccaatagGCCGTCGCggtcgataaaaatgatttataacatacttttttgattaaattatgaGAGCCCGGCCCAAaaatgtgcgtcggcccaccgggcattgcccggTACGCCAaatggccagtccatgcctgctACTGAGTGCAGTATGGCCACTTCTGCTTTCCAAACACAGTCAGTAATGGTCTGATATACttggcacaaaaacaaaaacaccataAAATAATCCATTAATATCAaactgttttattggacacTTATCTTCCATTCTCTGAAGACGCACTGACTTATGCAATTCAAAGTTAGCCTTCACATATTACGTCTAGGAGTCATTTCAATATTAGTCGACAACAACTCCCTCGCAAATCCAGCCAGAAGTAAGACTCAAAGCAGGACTGTCAAGCTGTAAAGCCAGAAGCTGTCACATACATGAGTGAgaactgatttttctttttgtgaagTTTTCGTTTGGATTTCCCATCTCGACAAATCTCCCTTTATTGGCTTGAGGATAGTTGAACATTCACAGATACTGAATGATTCAAAGTAAACCACTTCAGTTAAGACTAAAATTGAGAGCCATTTCTTATGAAGATGATTTCTGAACATAGTCATGAATTATGgcattcatatatttaatttaaactaAAGCTCCTTTTAActtacagaaaaataaagtcaCACTTTAACATAGAAAACACACTTGTGACAACTTCTGGCAACATGGTTCACTGATCACAGACAGTAAAGCAAGTAACAATCAGTCTCTTTAGAGTGCCAGAGCTATCAATCAATCAGTGCTGCAACACCTGCTTTAGTATTACTGGATAATTATTGAGTCCAACTTTGCCAGGAGGTGTATTGaataaaggtaaaatgttgGTTATATGTAACATTAGTTACATTTGACAAATCCTTGCAGGTTTTCCAGGAACTTGATGTACTCTTGATGCTCGACAGCAGTgctcagctccatcagctcatCAGCAAACGTGTTGTCAACCCCCCGGTCAGCCAGGAAGTCCATGAGGTGGTCATACAGGGCCTGAAACCAACACAATTAAAATGAGTCAGCTTCATTTACGGGGGTTGGGTGGGGATGGTCAGAGCGCCTGAGAGTCAGACATAATAAGCGCGTGaaaacagtcagtgcgtttacatgacactcaagaaaaccgaattattgggttagtccgactatgatcggatttttaagatgtatacaccttagtctgactaaaatcggaccggattggatttctcatagttgaattaaaacacctagattattcgattaatagtcgcattactcgtgcatgtatacggtccatcagatcggatcggatttctgCATTCTGCGCAGGCatgagatttttttcccgggaccgtgagccggaagtagaagggcagtggcggcgtctttcctccgaaatcaccgcaagcaagagcaccattgtgcatctagtttgtgtaattatcatgtagaccacatacgaaatgtacaaagatgtagcttcgtctcgctcttcgtacgccatctttctcgaatgccgaggcagctggtgacgtaaagaggtcagccggaggtgtctctgttaccactagttgaaatgggtacagcgccacctatcgtaccgggttATGACATGCTCCagccaataattcgattttctcaccggcatgtatactcggacaatttcagttgtctgattgagtagcatagtcgaaatatggctgtaatccaactaagctgtgcatgtaaacgcactgaatgtgttttttaattttcaaagaCTGTGTCGGTGAGTTTTGTCTCCTATATGTcgagtttgaatgaagtgtgttttacaaaGTTAATGAGGCAATTAGGTTCATCTTTGTTCAGTAAAAGGAAGAAACTTCAGTTCAGACAGTGTATGgttgtatttttccatttaCCAAGGAAAATAGACAtaaaaagattttatttcttgACATTTGGTGAGCCTAAATTATCCATTTGCAAACAGGTGGCATATATCTGCTGGTGGAGTGGAAGCTATCAAACTATCGTCTTTTGGTGGAACAGGCTGGAgcgagctggttagcatgctaacttcagtagacttctctgcaacacagcatAGAGTCCTTGACACTGTTTCTTCAGATTCTGCTGATATTTCAGTTAGTTAGTTCAGTCagcatgttttaaacaaaaattctggccgtgtgtgtgtgtgtaaggttATTATTATCTACTGTTTACTCAAATCTTACCCAGTCCAGAGAGTCTGTGTTGAGTGTGTAGCTCGTCTCCTTCCACTCAGTGTCTCCCTCAGGCTGGAAACTGACCTCACGGATGGCAAAGATGtcactctcctcttctccttcaccATGACTCACCTACAAAAAGACAATTATCGGATTAaaatttaactttaaaactGAACTGTCAAAGACATCTGATTTGTTAATTTCGTTGTAAATAAATACTATCTACTGTCTATGCTTACCTCATCTTCAGGGAAATGGCAGTCAAACACTAGGGAATGTTTTGCACCCTGTTTTGTTACTTCAACAACAAAGTTGGGCGTCGACACAATTTCTGGCtgagaagaaaaacaggatTATAATCATTAATATATTCACATTCTAATGTTAACAGCTTCAGTGAGTCATTTTCTATTTTaagcacatttcttttattccATAACCATCATTCTTGTTGTAActcacctcttcttctcctgactTCTGCTGTCCTTGTTCCGCCTCGTCCTCAAAGTTAGGAGGAATGCTGTTATTGACGTTGAATGTGACTGTGAccctgtgaaagaaaaaaaagtaaatgagtAAAGCGGATTAATAGCTTACGAGTTTGCTTAAGTGTCAGTAAAGATTGGACAGCTACCACCTGCAACCAGCCTTACTTCTCTCCAGAAACATTTCTTATGAGTTTAGCCTCTGTGCCGTTCATCTCCAGTTCCCATCCTCCGGACATTTTAGGaaggcttttgtttttctggattttcctctcctctttgaTTTCATCAGACAGGAAATCGCCAAATGCTTTGTCACCTGTGGAAAAAGAGTATACAGAATTATAGTCTGTGTAACGGGAAGTTCAATCTTTCTTATCCCGCAGCAAATGAAAGACATCCTTCGTTAGCTCAGCTTTAATTGATAACTTTCCCTTTCACAGTGACAGTTTTCTATTTGGTCCTGGCGGTTTGACAAGTTTATCAAAAGAGCACTCAAGTCTCATCATGGGGTGTCACACAATGACACgatgccttttttaaaaatcacaatatttcagttttaggcaaaaaagaaaaaagatatgCAATTGTCATCAACATAATACACACAGGTTGATGTTAAAGTGTGTTAATATAACATAACGGGATATCACATGTTCTTCACATCACTCCTCATCAGTCCTCCACTGACTGACCTTTAAACCTCAACCTGGATACTCATCCAGCTACCTCACATGGGGGCACACGACTCACACATACAATAAGATCTTTCTCAAACAACTGGTTGTTTATAACTTGATTTACTTCAGTTTTTAATATGTTACTGATTCTGGTGACACCTACAGATATGTTTCAAGGTGAATGCTAACTAGCTGCTCACAGTGAGTGGATCCGAACGTTATTTAGTGGGTCGCAAATGTGAGTGCCGACCTCATTCCTGACAGGCAAAAGACCCGAAATGGGTTGTGTTTAACGGCTCaatgtctttaaaaaagaaGGCAACATTTTAATGGAGGTCTTCGTTGAACTACGGCTAGcacgtttctctctctctctccgtgtcATATCGCCTGATACGaggcaagctaacattagctagctaatatACATACTTCAAACTCAAACGTTACCTTCTGTGTGCAGTCCTCCACATCCACACGATACCGAGGGATTCAACACTTTTGAGCTAAACAGTTTGGTTCTGTATCCTGACGAGGCTCCGTTGCTGTTCAGCATCCAGAGAGACCGGGTGAAGGGCCGAGTTGTTGCCGAACTAGGTGAAAGCAGCGTCGGGCAGCTGAGCGGCAGGGCTCGGGCTGTGGACGTGGTGGCTGAAGAGACGCGGACAGCGGCTCCCACCGCGCGGACCACCGACTTTAACATAACTGTAACGAAAAATAAAGACGTGTGACTACAGAATAAATTAGTCTGACAGCTCCGAAACACCGGCTAGCACCCCGTTACTGCTGCTTCTGGAAGATTACTGAACACACGTGTGGAAGGACACATTGACCTATCATAACTACCACCTCTGAACCGGAAGTGATACTTCAAACGCGAAAATTAgtgtttatttaaattaaaacattaaaaaagataCAGTAGACACATTGTATGAGTATCCTGTCCAATCTAATGTTATCTAATCTAATAaagtaaattatatatatattttaaaaaaaggtttaggTAAGGAATTTTTTCAACCTTACCCAACAGCGCCCCCTGTGGCTGAATAAAGAAACAGGGTTACAGGTTCAATGTCTATCtgtcatgaatgtgtttttcttccttttgccTCAACACCACAACTTCCGGAATCCCTTCTGATAGACAGTAAATGTCAGCATCTATCCAaaagagaccagagaaaacgtaaatgtaaataaattaatctaATAAGCTGTCTCCCGTAAAATCAAGAGTGCTTCCGGAGAGGAAAAGCTGCACCAGCAAAGCCAAGATCCATTTCATAAAATCTGTTTCTGGCTCTAGTGGACATGGGCATCATGTTGGGAAAGGTTGCGCATCATTTCAAGTGCAGTATGTTTCACTGTAATAGGGTGAGTCATTTGCATCATCTAGACATGAGGCCCTGCGGCCAGAAGATGGAGCTGTTTTCAAACATCTAACTCAGGATGCTGACTTTATTTGGGATTTCTCTCTCAAACACTactaattttttttaacaacaaatcagagaaataaatgtattattggtCATCAGCTCCTGTAACCAAGTTGTGGCTGACTGAAGATGCATTTCACTGCTCTGTTTAATTCTAGAGTAACCAAACATTTTTCCTTGGAAGGCCAAAATTGGAACATAACGGTGGGCCACGggccaaacacaaacacttgtgtTATTTATACAAAATGGTACTGGGATCAGTGTCCCACAGCCCACCATGCTCAGATTCAGAATAACAATTCCTATTTAGGGATCCCACATGTTTAAGGAGCATTTTAACCTCACAAAAAATTACAACAATTTTAATTATTACTattcaaattcttttttttttgtttttgttgctgcgAACATCTGGATGGACAAATCAGACCTTATGGTCGGCCAGCTTTGACGATTTGGCATAATTCAGAAACATGTCAAAACCTAACATGACATACTGACAATACTCTTCACATATACACTTGTTCTGTGAGACAGtgactgtattttttattagaaATTATACCAATAGTTGTTAGGTAAGACTTTAACAAATCatattaaatattctcttaATAAACTCATCAAAGGCGTGCATTTGATCTTACAAACTTCATAACATGCAGATCTTAAATGGCCTACTTTTCCTTtgtggatgaaaacaaaaagaaacctTATAAAGAATAAGATGAACGTACAACCTCTGTGTTACACGGTCCGATGACTCTCTACAGCAACCCCGGATGCATTTGGCATTTTTAAAAGTGAGAAAACCATTTATGTCATTTATTCAGATTATCATGTATATTGTACAATCCTGAGTCCAGtgtgaaaaaaagacaagaggagCATCCATCCTATTCCTCCACATGGTGACGACTCTACAAAGTATGAAAGACCTGAGTGGTCAGATCGTTAACTATAATCTCCATGCATTGCATACATTTGTTGTCAGCATACAGCCGTGGTTAGTCTGTGCAGAGGCTGAGTCAAATACAACAGCAAAGAGTAGAACCTGGAGAATAAGGCATGCTGCTTCTCCTGATGTGCATGGACTGGAGGAACCGGTGATACAATCATAGAGTGAAAAAAGGCATGCATGAGATAACAAGACGAGCGCGGCGTGGAGAATAATTATCAAAGTGAAATCATGTCTCTGTGACATGTAGAAAAACgcttattttaactttttttatataatcTTATAATCGCATAGATTTAGACAAATGTACTGTCCTTGCATATATAAAACTGTAAGACACTTTGTATAAACCTAAAAAGTGCATGGTGGCAGAGCTCATGTCAAGCTTCTGAGAACAGgcaaacaaaatgtgacatgtcAGCTTACCCTTCACTTCTATTCAATAGGGCCGCAACTAACATTGTCAattcatctgtttatttttttttctcaataattAGATGAgttgttttgtctgtaaaatgtcagaaaaatgttgGTGAGTGTTTCCCAAATCCTAAGAAGAAATCCTCAAATGTCGCGTTTTGCTCAAAACCCAAATATCTTAAGTTTACTGACATAGAAGAGGGAAGAAACCGGACAACTTTCACattcaagaagctggaatcagagaatgttgctttttcttttgctcttcaaaaatgactcaaatggattaatcgattatcaaaacagttggcGATTAATTGGAGTGGCTGACAACAAATCTGTTAATTGGTGCAGCTCTATTATTCAATGTTGCATTGAAAAGAACAACTGCTGGCTGGTCTTGCATATGAATGTAGTatcatattttgtgaaagtaatACATCTGATTAGATCAGATTTTGAAGAAAGAATGAAGTGAAACATTACTGACATTACTAATTTGAGGAAATGGTGCTCCTGTGAGATTATCTGTGCTGACAAAATGCATGCATATGTGGAAAGAACTGATGCACGACACCTTTAAAaagactgttttctttttttaggtgTGAAATAGGTGGCCAAATGGCAAGATGTAATACTATCAGGCAGAAGAATGACAGTTTAAAAATCTGAATGACAGTCTTAGAGGAATTCAGAGTTGTGAGGCCTCAGTATGCAGagttctgctgcagtgacacatGCCAAATGCTTGTCAACTGGGAGGTAGTGATCCAGAGAAGTTTTACTGCACAGGAAATGTTCTGTTCTGATTTGTACTGGTATGAAGTGTCTTCATCCAAATTCAGAGGATACATTTTCCAgttttacagccactgggtgatTTGAGGGGAGGTGTCCTCGCAGAGATCAACTTCAGTCTCTGTTTCTCCGTCGTTAGCTCTTGGTCGGTCGGAGTTTGCGGCCAAAGTACTCCGGCGCCGCCTCGAGCAGCCAGTCGGCGTCCACCAAACACAGGTCTCGCATGTAGCAGCGGGACGTGTGCAGCAGCTCGTTGAACACCACGTATGCTGGCTTGGCCTGGAAAAGGACGGAGGAGGGGTGGATGGCCACGGGCTGGTGTGTGTCCAGAGCCAAGTAGCTGCCGTCAGGTTGGAGCTCCGCAGCGTTTACGAACATCCCGTGGGCGAGGCAGTGGCGAACGTTCCCCGTGTCCGGCCCACATGACTCCAGCTTCAGATTCAGCTGGTAAAACAACAGAACAGGATATGTTTGTTCAAATGTTGATTTACCACTTAGTTATTAATATGTTCAAATAGGCTGCTATTTAACAACTGTGAGACTTGATATAAGGACAACAGCTCCTGCAACAAGCTACACCTTGTTATCTAGTTTTCAGTGTTTGCTGTGTGGCTTGATTTAGAAGGTTGAGTTGGCATTGTACCCCTGGCAGTTTGGAGTGATGTaagtaataaataaacagtgagGG
This genomic window from Sparus aurata chromosome 13, fSpaAur1.1, whole genome shotgun sequence contains:
- the c1qbp gene encoding complement component 1 Q subcomponent-binding protein, mitochondrial, coding for MLKSVVRAVGAAVRVSSATTSTARALPLSCPTLLSPSSATTRPFTRSLWMLNSNGASSGYRTKLFSSKVLNPSVSCGCGGLHTEGDKAFGDFLSDEIKEERKIQKNKSLPKMSGGWELEMNGTEAKLIRNVSGEKVTVTFNVNNSIPPNFEDEAEQGQQKSGEEEPEIVSTPNFVVEVTKQGAKHSLVFDCHFPEDEVSHGEGEEESDIFAIREVSFQPEGDTEWKETSYTLNTDSLDWALYDHLMDFLADRGVDNTFADELMELSTAVEHQEYIKFLENLQGFVKCN